DNA from Elaeis guineensis isolate ETL-2024a chromosome 2, EG11, whole genome shotgun sequence:
ATTCcacatcatatcaattttcatCGAGTATTATATAATTtccatcataatttttaaattaaaaataattaaaaaataataatattttaaaattttaatgatttaaaaattgaagtccagtaaaaaaaaaatcgaaatctcaaaaaaaatctgaaaattttaaaatagttaaGCTATTTTGGAATGCAagcaaaattttaagaaaaagattaaCAAAATCAAACATACCATGGCTAAATGTAAAAGAATTCCTTTCTAAATCGTATTTGCCGTCCAACAAAGACCGTGAGGTCAGAAGTAACCAGGCCATCCTCAAGAACTTCTCCCGCGGAACCAAAATATTTACTGTAccaaaagaacaagaaaaagtatACATATACGAagttgaaaataaataaaattacctCTCTCCTCACGTTGGCCATGAGCGTCAGCATTTCTTGAACGAAGTCATGAAATCCCTTTAACAAAAATTAAAACAAAGAAAACTGTGTCAGTATACATGAGATCATGatgaaattttcacagccaaatcTCCTCCACTCCGTTTAATTGATTCTCTCCGGCGCTCTCCAAAAGGAGAACACGGAAAATGCGAACAGAAAACAGAGGAGGCCTCTTCGTTTTCCATCATCTAATAGCCTAATATCTTATATTTTTATAAGGAGGCTCGAGAAAACATAATTAGAATCCGTACCTCGACTTCCTCTTCGTCGTCTTGTACTGGATCGTAAAGGCCTGCATCATGCAATGTTCTCCTCTTTCCATCCGACAACACTACCTCCGCACCAaaaagatcaaatttaattattacGATCCAAGGGAAATTTTGTACGGTACGACGATCATGAGGAAATAACCATCAATGCCACGTATATAATTCATTACCTTGGTAGGCCTCTTGGATCTGCTGGAATCTCTTGTTGGCCTCCTCTACCAGCCATGGCTCCCTCCCCCTTCTTCTATCCGGATGCCATTTCTGTGATCATTAAACACCAACCCACCAATTAATCAGTTAATAATTTACGATTACCTATTAACCCTTTTCCCCGCATAGAAAGCGCAGTTACCAACTCAAGATTAGAGGGAGGAGAGGTACGAACCATCGCGAGTTTCCGATAAGCGCTACGAATCTCCGTGGCGGGAGCGTCCGGACGGACGCCCAGCACGGCGTAATAAGATCCCGGTCGGCCGCTACGATGCTCTGTTCCCATCCTCCGGCGACACCGTCACGTGGAATGGAACCGTTTAAGATATCTGATGGTCATCAAATGAAGCAATTACATATCTAGCATTTATATAGAGAAAGATACAGAGGGGAGCATGGAATTTAGAAGAAGCGGTAGGGGAGAAAATATCTCGGTAGAGGAATCGAGAATGGGTGGGAAGAGATCGGGTCTGGAAAGTTCTGGAGGGGCGTACCGGAACGATACGTTTCCAACGTGGATCGTGTCAGAAGATATTTTCGACCACACGGAAGCGGAGTTTAAGCCACGTCACCCTCAATCTATGCAAAATCATTAAAAGCTAGAGGCACCAACAAGGCGACCCCTCCCCCAAGGAAACACCAGGGCCCACTTTGTGTTCAATGAAAGGGTGCGGCGTGAggtgcagttggagttggtgatatAAAAGGTGATCCAAACACCGGAACAGGGTCCGGACGACAACGAGATTGACGTGTCGATCCATGGAGTTTATGCTGACAATCTGCAATCAGGACTCCCCGGGAGGCATGATCTAGAATTTACTAAGCGAGCGGCGGCGACGCGTAACGCTTGACAGTTGAGAAGAGCCGCGTGCCTGCTGGCTTCTTCTGACAAGCATCCATCCTTTGGAGCCGGCCAAATGATCACACTGGTTTGATATGGAGTGAACGGTTAAGATTTCGTAGAGATTTGTCATAAGCGTTCCCTAGTCGTGCACGTTTGCATTTTTATACCATGTGGCAAGGAAAATTTTGTAAACGGTGGGAACTGCCACGATATACAGGATTGAGTAAGGCCAATGGTCGGTCCTGAAAACATGGACCGGTAAACATTCCGAAGCATTTTCCTTTGGGGATTCATATATTTGAAACCCCTTATTTTGCAGAAAAATTGGATGATCATAGTTAGTCATGGACTCAAACGAGTTATGTTGTGCTTGGGTACTGAATGATCAACCACCTCTAAATGATTTTAGCCATTTGGTGTCATTATTTATGTAGCTCACTAGACCGATCTGCGATCCTTCATATGGAAGGAGATTTGCTCCCGTGCTCCTAAGATATTGGCCTTGATGTCCTGGCATGTGAAAGATGCCCTCTCAATTGACATCGCTCAGGACTCGTGGGTAGCCGATCTTCCACTCTATCGGTGGCCAACATTTATTAGCACTGAGGTTGGAGAGATGATGTGGGTTTGGAATCTTCTCCAAGCAGAGGAAAGTGGATGGGATGTGGAGCGGGTGACTCTTACTTTGGAGATCAACTAGTTGAGTAAGTTCTGGCCTAAGCAATCCTTGTCCATAGTGGATCTGACATAAGAGTTTGACAGTCATCTTGCACATCGAGAGGAGGGAGTTGTATGACTTACATGAGAGTGGGCCGACCAGGTGACTCGAGAAGGCTTGAATATGGAGGATCAAGACTTACCCTAGTGTGAGTCTATTCCTCTAGAAGGTTGTTTGGAGCCGTTGTCCTACTAGGATGTTATTGAGGGCCCGAGAGATGGATATCCTACCTTATTATCTAGGGTATATTTAGGAGATGAGACGTTGGAGCACATTTTCTTTGTTCCAGAGCTATACACATTTGACAGTTGTCCACTATTTTTCTTGAGGTGCTTTGCCTAGCACAGTCGATTCGCGACTTCCTGCAAGTGTATGGTAGAGTACAATGACTAGGATTTCAGATCAGCCAGCATTGAGATTGTTTACGTTACTTATCATATCTGGTTGGCTCAGAATAATGATATTTTTAAGACAAGATGATTGCTGATGAGATTTATTTTGATCTAAGCCATGATCCAAACTGCAAAGATCATTGA
Protein-coding regions in this window:
- the LOC105047494 gene encoding uncharacterized protein isoform X2; translation: MGTEHRSGRPGSYYAVLGVRPDAPATEIRSAYRKLAMKWHPDRRRGREPWLVEEANKRFQQIQEAYQVLSDGKRRTLHDAGLYDPVQDDEEEVEGFHDFVQEMLTLMANVRREVILFIFNFVYVYFFLFFWYSKYFGSAGEVLEDGLVTSDLTVFVGRQIRFRKEFFYI
- the LOC105047494 gene encoding uncharacterized protein isoform X1 — protein: MGTEHRSGRPGSYYAVLGVRPDAPATEIRSAYRKLAMKWHPDRRRGREPWLVEEANKRFQQIQEAYQVLSDGKRRTLHDAGLYDPVQDDEEEVEGFHDFVQEMLTLMANVRREEKEYNLEELQRMLAEMAQDFATLPPQPPWFDAGGASRSSKRFHEDTDPTDTRKRRMHVSSVELFGSTGYG